A part of Bosea sp. (in: a-proteobacteria) genomic DNA contains:
- a CDS encoding amidohydrolase has product MDNRNTLWREVDTLRPRFVELSDRVWGMPEVCYTEARSCAEHTAELKAQGFRVTERVAGIPTAVVGEAGEGGPVIAIMGEYDALPGLSQEAGVAEHRPIEPNGHGHGCGHNLLGSAALLAAAALKNWLEATGTPGRVRYYGCPAEEGGAAKAFMVRAGAFNDADIAISWHPHSFWEVTPPLSLANTRADFIFTGRAAHAAAYPHLGRSALDAVELMSVGVNYMREHMPSDARVHYALLDTGGIAPNVVQAHARVRYSIRAIDLPGMLELVGRVHKIAQGAALMTETKVEMRIISAVSNMVGNEPLEAALQGIMEELGPPHFDDEDKRFAEAIRATLSPQDIAAAWTAIGMKDNRAPLANFTVPPITPRKPMIGSTDIGDVSWVVPTVQAHAPTVAIGTAFHTWQVVAQGKSPAAHKAMAQVAKAMATLGARALTDPGLVAAAKADLAARTATTPYACPIPEGVEPPLTMSLG; this is encoded by the coding sequence ATGGACAACCGCAATACGCTCTGGCGTGAAGTCGACACACTCAGGCCGCGCTTCGTGGAGCTGTCGGACCGGGTCTGGGGCATGCCCGAGGTCTGCTACACCGAGGCGCGGTCCTGCGCAGAGCATACGGCGGAGCTGAAGGCGCAGGGCTTCCGGGTCACCGAACGTGTGGCAGGCATCCCCACGGCAGTGGTCGGCGAGGCTGGCGAGGGTGGACCCGTCATCGCGATCATGGGCGAGTACGATGCGCTGCCGGGCCTCTCGCAAGAGGCCGGCGTGGCGGAGCATCGCCCGATCGAGCCCAATGGCCATGGCCATGGCTGCGGCCACAACCTGCTGGGCTCGGCAGCGCTTCTGGCGGCCGCCGCGCTGAAGAACTGGCTGGAAGCAACCGGCACGCCGGGCCGTGTGCGATATTATGGCTGCCCGGCCGAGGAAGGCGGCGCGGCCAAGGCCTTCATGGTCCGCGCCGGCGCCTTCAACGATGCTGACATCGCCATTTCCTGGCATCCGCACAGCTTCTGGGAGGTGACGCCGCCGCTTTCGCTGGCGAACACGCGCGCCGACTTCATCTTCACAGGCCGCGCCGCCCATGCCGCCGCCTATCCACATCTGGGCCGCAGCGCGCTCGATGCGGTTGAGCTGATGAGCGTTGGCGTGAACTACATGCGCGAGCACATGCCCAGCGACGCGCGCGTGCACTACGCACTGCTCGACACGGGCGGCATCGCCCCCAATGTCGTGCAGGCCCATGCCCGCGTGCGTTACTCGATCCGGGCCATCGACCTGCCTGGCATGCTCGAGCTTGTGGGGCGCGTCCACAAGATCGCGCAAGGCGCTGCGCTCATGACAGAAACCAAGGTCGAGATGCGCATCATCAGCGCGGTCTCGAACATGGTCGGCAACGAGCCTCTGGAAGCCGCGCTCCAGGGCATCATGGAAGAACTCGGCCCGCCGCATTTCGACGACGAGGACAAGCGCTTCGCCGAAGCGATCCGCGCCACGCTGTCGCCGCAGGACATCGCCGCAGCGTGGACAGCGATCGGGATGAAGGATAATCGCGCGCCGCTGGCCAACTTCACCGTGCCGCCGATCACGCCGCGCAAGCCGATGATCGGGTCAACCGACATCGGCGATGTGAGCTGGGTCGTCCCGACGGTACAGGCCCATGCCCCGACCGTTGCGATCGGCACGGCGTTCCACACCTGGCAGGTGGTGGCGCAGGGCAAGTCTCCCGCCGCGCACAAGGCGATGGCGCAGGTCGCAAAAGCCATGGCCACGCTCGGCGCAAGGGCCCTCACCGATCCTGGGCTGGTGGCCGCAGCCAAGGCGGACCTTGCCGCTCGAACCGCCACGACGCCCTATGCCTGCCCGATCCCGGAGGGCGTCGAGCCGCCGCTCACCATGTCGCTGGGGTGA
- the ppc gene encoding phosphoenolpyruvate carboxylase, producing MSLAEVPGNQQDFRLVPHHRLPQPPADTDRDAPLRDDIRLLGRILGDTVNAQEGAGIFDLVERIRTTSISFHRDNDLPARAALESTLDSLGPGQTVPIVRAFSYFSHLANIAEDQHHIRRSRAQAHAGEEPADGTLALALRRADAAGVSAERMAAFFAEARIAPVLTAHPTEVRRKSTLTRELAIAGLLDDRERMRLTPEELAENEAKLRRAVLTLWQTSLLRRTRLTVIDEVTNGLSYYDYTFLRRLPQIYRTVETALMARRPGGGRPDVPTFFHIGSWIGGDRDGNPFVTAEVMVETLRLQCSVAMRFYAEQLHKLGAELSISSALVSVSPALQALAESSPDHSVHRRAEPYRLAISGIYARLAATARRLGQEPPNPPPAGQAEAYENAQGFLADLDIIDASLAQGQAGALGDGRLGTLRRAVRCFGFHLATLDMRQNSDVHERTIAELLATAQPGSDYRALDEDARVDLLLAELVNPRPLVSPFAAYGAETTSELAVMRAAAAGRTHYGPATIDTAIISKTASVSDLLELAVLLKEAGIVSPDGARAINIVPLFETIEDLRQSAAIMDRLLSMPAYRRIVEGLGGVQEVMLGYSDSNKDGGFVTSGWEIYKAEIGLIEVFARHKVKLRLFHGRGGSVGRGGGPSYDAILAQPGGAVQGDIRITEQGEIISSKYSNAEVGHRNLELLAAATFEASLLTSKDSAPRPEFLDAMEELSAAAFKAYRGLVYETPGFEDYFWASTVITEIATLNIGSRPASRTKTRRIEDLRAIPWVFSWAQCRLMLPGWFGFGAAVKAYGATHADRIETLRAMYREWPFFRTLLSNMDMVLAKSSIAIASRYSELVPDKALRDAIFARITAEWEQSIDALLAVTRHERLLQGNPLLERSIRNRFPYLDPLNHVQVELLKKHRADGSDDAVLQGLQLTINGIAAGLRNSG from the coding sequence ATGAGTCTTGCAGAGGTTCCAGGCAACCAACAGGACTTTCGCCTCGTGCCGCATCATCGCCTGCCCCAGCCCCCTGCCGATACCGACCGCGACGCGCCGCTGCGCGATGACATCCGGCTTCTCGGCCGCATCCTTGGCGACACCGTCAATGCACAGGAAGGCGCCGGGATCTTCGATCTGGTCGAGCGCATCCGCACGACCTCGATCAGCTTCCATCGCGACAATGACCTGCCGGCGCGGGCTGCGCTTGAATCGACGCTCGACAGCCTCGGCCCGGGTCAGACAGTTCCCATCGTACGGGCCTTCAGCTATTTCTCTCATCTCGCCAACATCGCAGAGGATCAGCACCACATTCGCCGCTCGCGGGCGCAGGCCCATGCCGGCGAGGAGCCGGCCGACGGCACGCTTGCGCTCGCCCTCAGACGCGCGGATGCGGCCGGGGTGAGCGCCGAGCGCATGGCGGCTTTTTTTGCGGAAGCCCGGATCGCGCCTGTCCTCACCGCGCACCCGACCGAAGTGCGGCGCAAGAGCACGCTGACCCGTGAGCTCGCGATCGCGGGCCTGCTCGACGACCGCGAGCGCATGCGCCTGACGCCTGAGGAACTGGCCGAGAACGAAGCCAAGCTAAGGCGCGCCGTGCTGACGCTCTGGCAGACCAGCCTGCTCCGGCGCACACGCCTGACAGTGATTGACGAGGTCACCAACGGGCTTTCCTATTATGATTACACCTTCCTGCGCCGCCTGCCGCAGATCTACCGCACGGTCGAGACGGCCCTTATGGCGCGCCGGCCCGGTGGCGGGCGGCCCGATGTGCCGACATTCTTCCATATCGGCTCATGGATCGGCGGCGACCGGGACGGAAACCCCTTCGTCACCGCCGAGGTGATGGTGGAAACGCTGCGACTGCAATGCAGCGTGGCGATGCGGTTCTACGCCGAGCAGTTGCACAAGCTCGGCGCGGAGCTGTCGATCAGCAGCGCGCTGGTGTCCGTCTCCCCTGCGCTGCAGGCATTGGCGGAATCGTCGCCCGACCATTCGGTTCATCGCCGTGCGGAGCCTTACAGGCTGGCCATTTCGGGCATCTATGCGCGCCTGGCCGCGACAGCACGGCGCCTCGGGCAGGAGCCGCCCAACCCGCCGCCGGCCGGGCAGGCTGAAGCTTACGAAAACGCACAAGGCTTTCTGGCCGACCTCGACATCATCGACGCCTCGCTGGCGCAAGGCCAGGCCGGTGCGCTGGGCGATGGGCGGCTGGGGACGTTGCGGCGCGCCGTTCGCTGCTTCGGCTTTCACCTCGCCACGCTCGACATGCGCCAGAATTCGGACGTGCATGAGCGCACGATCGCCGAGCTTCTCGCCACCGCGCAGCCAGGCTCGGATTATCGCGCGCTCGACGAGGACGCCCGCGTGGACCTGCTCCTGGCCGAGCTTGTCAATCCCCGCCCGCTGGTGTCGCCCTTCGCGGCCTATGGCGCCGAAACCACGTCCGAATTAGCCGTGATGCGGGCTGCCGCCGCCGGGCGCACGCACTATGGGCCCGCCACCATCGACACGGCCATCATCTCCAAGACGGCCAGCGTCTCGGACCTGCTGGAACTCGCCGTGCTGCTCAAGGAGGCGGGAATCGTCTCGCCCGATGGCGCACGCGCCATCAACATCGTGCCGCTGTTCGAAACCATCGAGGATCTGCGCCAGTCGGCGGCTATCATGGATCGGCTGCTCTCCATGCCGGCCTATCGCCGGATCGTGGAGGGGCTCGGTGGCGTGCAGGAGGTGATGCTGGGCTATTCGGACAGCAACAAGGATGGCGGCTTCGTCACTTCCGGCTGGGAGATCTACAAGGCCGAGATCGGGCTGATCGAGGTGTTCGCGCGGCACAAGGTCAAGCTGCGCCTCTTTCATGGTCGCGGCGGCTCGGTCGGGCGCGGCGGCGGGCCGAGCTATGACGCCATCCTCGCCCAGCCGGGCGGCGCGGTGCAGGGCGACATCCGCATCACCGAGCAGGGCGAGATCATCTCCAGCAAGTATTCCAATGCTGAGGTCGGGCACCGCAACCTCGAATTGCTGGCGGCGGCGACCTTCGAGGCGTCGCTGCTCACCAGCAAGGACAGCGCGCCCCGTCCCGAATTCCTCGATGCCATGGAAGAGCTCTCGGCCGCCGCCTTCAAGGCCTATCGCGGGCTCGTCTACGAGACGCCGGGCTTCGAGGATTATTTCTGGGCTTCGACCGTCATCACCGAGATCGCCACGCTGAACATCGGCAGCCGCCCGGCCTCGCGCACGAAAACCCGGCGCATCGAGGATCTGCGCGCCATTCCCTGGGTGTTCTCCTGGGCGCAATGCCGGCTGATGCTGCCGGGCTGGTTCGGCTTCGGCGCTGCGGTGAAGGCCTATGGCGCAACGCATGCCGACAGAATCGAGACGCTGCGCGCCATGTATCGCGAATGGCCCTTCTTCCGCACGCTTCTGTCCAACATGGACATGGTGCTGGCCAAGAGCTCCATCGCCATCGCATCGCGCTACAGCGAGCTGGTGCCTGACAAGGCGCTGCGTGACGCCATCTTCGCCCGCATCACGGCCGAATGGGAGCAGTCGATCGACGCGCTTCTGGCGGTGACGCGGCATGAGCGGCTGCTCCAGGGCAATCCGCTGCTGGAGCGCTCGATCCGCAACCGCTTCCCCTATCTCGATCCGCTCAACCATGTGCAGGTCGAGTTGCTCAAGAAGCATCGCGCGGATGGCAGCGACGACGCCGTCCTGCAAGGTCTCCAGCTCACGATCAACGGCATCGCCGCAGGCCTGCGCAACAGCGGCTGA
- a CDS encoding DUF2336 domain-containing protein encodes MLISLSRFPSGMTSENLHALLNIVTDLFLLDEDPSEGGRAFYGEIAIQALTALDAESRKEYAEQVAAAPTLPHAVAMKLAHDQEADVAGIVLKLSPVLTDIDLAAIAVSQSHGHLAAIAERGRLSCSVTDILVGCGDQTVLRIVSGNEGATFSDASFDRLLERGKDDQAVGEALSMRSDLVPARAARVLQIVERFGDGQRPDAPSEHVANLAGQVRQQPPEVKIMIADIMARTREVDDVVVMLAEDDRACHLAQVIGTVSSLNVDHVLRVMMHRDPAGIAMVCRSLNMRQFAFRSILALRHRRLAPVEQDIEEIMLDYAQLDTPTAERALRFLKLKTSVV; translated from the coding sequence ATGCTGATTTCGCTATCCCGCTTCCCGTCGGGCATGACGTCAGAGAATCTTCATGCTCTGCTCAATATCGTAACCGATCTGTTCCTTCTAGATGAAGACCCATCGGAAGGGGGCAGGGCATTTTACGGCGAGATTGCGATCCAGGCCCTGACTGCGCTCGATGCGGAGAGCCGCAAGGAGTATGCCGAGCAGGTTGCGGCGGCCCCCACGCTGCCCCATGCCGTCGCCATGAAGCTCGCCCACGACCAGGAAGCCGATGTAGCCGGGATTGTGCTCAAGCTTTCGCCGGTTCTGACCGACATCGACCTTGCCGCCATCGCCGTCAGCCAGAGCCATGGCCACCTCGCCGCCATAGCCGAGCGCGGCCGACTGTCCTGCAGCGTGACCGACATTCTTGTCGGGTGCGGCGACCAGACCGTTCTGCGCATCGTCAGCGGCAACGAGGGCGCGACCTTCTCCGACGCAAGCTTTGACCGGCTGCTCGAGCGTGGCAAGGATGACCAGGCTGTCGGAGAGGCGCTGTCAATGCGATCCGACCTTGTTCCGGCGCGCGCCGCGCGCGTTCTGCAGATTGTCGAGCGGTTCGGCGACGGGCAGCGGCCCGATGCGCCATCCGAACATGTCGCCAACCTCGCAGGGCAGGTTCGACAGCAGCCCCCTGAGGTCAAGATCATGATCGCAGACATCATGGCCAGGACGCGCGAGGTCGACGATGTCGTGGTTATGCTGGCGGAGGATGATCGGGCCTGTCATCTGGCGCAGGTCATCGGCACGGTTTCCTCGCTGAACGTGGACCACGTGCTGCGGGTGATGATGCATCGCGATCCCGCCGGCATCGCGATGGTGTGCCGGTCGCTCAACATGCGCCAGTTCGCCTTCCGCTCGATCCTGGCCCTGCGCCATCGTCGCCTTGCGCCCGTGGAGCAGGACATCGAGGAGATCATGCTCGATTATGCGCAGCTTGACACGCCCACGGCTGAACGCGCCCTGCGCTTCCTGAAGCTCAAGACCTCCGTCGTCTGA
- a CDS encoding LysR family transcriptional regulator produces MAFLNFHHLRYFRAIALDGGITRAAQRLNISPSALSVQLKALEDQLGQALFERRGRSLQLTEAGRIALDYANRVFQSGEDLMSTLKGLGGASRPVLRIGAAATLSRNFQLGLLRPLIARPDVELVLESGAVADLLAHLETHALDLVLANQPATVDAASEWQNTLIGDQPVSLVGHPEDGAGPLAFPYDLAHVPIVLPGRGSTIRTAFDALLDDAGVKPIILAEVDDMAMLRLIARESHGVTLVPPVVVIDELKSGLLVERCRLPQIRESFYAITRRRRFPNPLLRLLDMGDPASGEQDCAAS; encoded by the coding sequence ATGGCCTTCCTGAACTTTCACCACCTGCGCTATTTCCGGGCGATCGCGCTCGACGGCGGCATCACGCGCGCGGCGCAGCGGCTGAACATCTCGCCTTCCGCCCTCTCGGTTCAGCTCAAGGCGCTCGAGGATCAGCTTGGGCAGGCCCTGTTCGAGCGGCGCGGGCGCAGCCTCCAGCTCACGGAGGCAGGGCGCATCGCGCTCGATTACGCCAACCGGGTCTTCCAGTCCGGCGAGGATCTGATGAGCACGCTCAAGGGCCTTGGCGGCGCGAGCCGTCCGGTGCTGCGCATCGGCGCCGCCGCCACCCTCTCGCGCAACTTCCAGCTGGGCCTGCTGCGCCCTCTGATCGCGCGGCCCGATGTCGAGCTGGTGCTGGAATCAGGCGCGGTGGCCGATCTTCTGGCGCATCTGGAGACACATGCGCTCGATCTGGTGCTGGCCAACCAGCCGGCGACGGTAGACGCCGCTTCGGAGTGGCAGAACACCCTGATCGGGGACCAGCCTGTCAGCCTCGTCGGCCATCCGGAGGACGGCGCCGGCCCCCTCGCCTTTCCGTACGATCTGGCGCATGTGCCCATTGTGCTGCCAGGTCGCGGCAGCACGATCCGCACCGCCTTCGACGCGCTGCTCGATGATGCTGGGGTCAAGCCCATCATTCTCGCGGAGGTGGACGACATGGCCATGCTGCGCCTGATAGCGCGGGAGAGCCATGGCGTGACGCTGGTGCCGCCAGTCGTAGTGATCGACGAGCTGAAATCGGGCCTTCTGGTCGAGCGCTGCCGCCTGCCGCAGATCCGGGAATCGTTCTATGCGATCACCAGAAGGCGACGTTTTCCCAATCCGCTGCTGCGGTTGCTGGACATGGGCGATCCCGCCAGCGGCGAGCAAGACTGCGCCGCTTCATGA
- the purU gene encoding formyltetrahydrofolate deformylase: MALPESYVLLLACPDQPGIVARVSTHLFERGYNILDAQQFDDGLTGEFFMRVVFDQAHESASDDPAAEFHTLAESFAMTWSITPRSTRRKVMLWVSKFDHCLADLLYRWRIGELAMDVTGIVSNHPRETYAHLDFGGAPFFHCPVTKATKLEQEQQLWQLVKETGTELVVLARYMQVLSDGLAAKLSGKCINIHHSFLPGFKGAKPYHQAHERGVKLIGATAHYVTSDLDEGPIIEQDVERISHRDDPEDLVRRGRDIERRVLARAVSYHLESRIILNRKKTVVFAS, encoded by the coding sequence ATCGCTTTGCCTGAGTCTTATGTGCTGCTTCTCGCCTGCCCTGATCAACCCGGCATCGTGGCGCGCGTGTCGACCCATCTCTTCGAGAGGGGCTACAACATCCTCGACGCGCAGCAGTTCGATGATGGGCTTACGGGAGAGTTCTTCATGCGCGTGGTCTTCGATCAGGCGCATGAAAGCGCCTCGGACGATCCTGCGGCGGAATTCCACACTCTGGCTGAATCGTTCGCGATGACGTGGTCGATCACGCCCCGCTCGACCCGCCGCAAGGTCATGCTCTGGGTGTCGAAGTTCGATCATTGCCTTGCGGATCTGCTATATCGCTGGCGAATCGGCGAACTCGCCATGGACGTAACGGGAATCGTCTCGAATCATCCGCGCGAGACCTACGCTCACCTCGATTTCGGCGGTGCGCCGTTCTTTCATTGCCCCGTGACCAAAGCCACGAAGCTCGAGCAGGAGCAGCAACTCTGGCAATTGGTGAAGGAGACAGGGACAGAACTCGTCGTGCTCGCCCGCTACATGCAGGTCCTGTCCGATGGGCTGGCCGCAAAGCTCTCAGGAAAATGCATCAACATCCACCATTCCTTCCTGCCGGGATTCAAGGGCGCCAAGCCGTACCACCAGGCGCATGAACGCGGCGTGAAGCTGATCGGAGCCACGGCGCATTACGTGACATCCGACCTCGATGAGGGGCCGATCATCGAGCAAGATGTGGAGCGCATCAGCCACCGGGACGATCCTGAAGATCTCGTGCGGCGCGGCCGCGACATCGAGCGGCGGGTTCTGGCGCGCGCCGTCAGCTACCACCTCGAGAGCCGCATCATCCTCAACCGCAAAAAGACAGTTGTGTTCGCAAGCTGA
- a CDS encoding NADH-quinone oxidoreductase subunit L, giving the protein MMSFAPLLILLGPLALVAATAGSSAIVNADAGDMARRSLLAAFVALGAAIVGAVCVIWAGPLATPTIGVFGAGLGVHLDALSAVMFVLVAFLGVVVLRYSRNYMDGDARQGDFLKWLSVTLAAVLVLIVSGNLAQFLAAWIATSLGLGKLLLFYPERQAAQLAARKEFLASRLGDLCLVGVVVLCLAAFGTLEFGKIFDTARTMAAEGRSSGLITVAALLIVIAALLKSAQLPFHGWLTEVMETPTPVSALLHAGIINAGGFLVLRMSDLLVLGAGALPLLAIVGGATALFASVVMLTQTSVKVSLAWSTIAQMGFMLLQCGLGAFSAALLHIVAHSLYKAHAFLSSGSVIDLARSSWSPSPGGQPHPARIVIALLAVFAVTLGVGALFGATLDQKPGAFTLAAILLMGLTHLIANAIDERPNSFVVLRVAALALGVAVAYFALQAVAEWLMAGTLPPTMPASGALDLALAGLVILSFSAVTIFQSVMALRAGSPAWLALHTHLANGLYLNTMANRLVLQLWPPAAAPASSSATVNTKA; this is encoded by the coding sequence ATGATGTCATTCGCTCCGCTTCTCATCCTGCTGGGACCACTGGCGCTGGTCGCCGCGACGGCCGGCTCCTCCGCCATCGTCAATGCAGATGCGGGGGACATGGCGCGCCGAAGCCTCCTTGCGGCGTTTGTGGCTCTGGGGGCGGCGATCGTGGGCGCTGTCTGCGTGATCTGGGCGGGGCCGCTGGCGACGCCCACCATCGGCGTTTTCGGCGCTGGCCTGGGCGTGCATCTCGACGCGCTCTCGGCGGTGATGTTCGTCCTCGTGGCTTTCCTGGGTGTGGTCGTTCTGCGCTACAGCCGGAACTACATGGATGGCGATGCCAGGCAGGGCGATTTCCTGAAATGGCTTTCAGTCACGCTGGCGGCGGTGCTGGTGCTCATCGTCTCGGGCAATCTCGCGCAGTTCCTCGCCGCGTGGATCGCGACCAGCCTGGGCCTTGGCAAGCTCCTGCTGTTCTATCCCGAGCGGCAGGCGGCGCAGCTCGCGGCGCGCAAGGAGTTCCTCGCCAGCCGGCTGGGCGATCTGTGCCTGGTCGGCGTCGTGGTCCTGTGCCTCGCCGCATTCGGAACGCTGGAATTCGGCAAGATATTCGACACTGCACGGACCATGGCCGCCGAGGGCCGGTCTTCGGGCCTGATCACGGTCGCGGCGCTGCTCATCGTCATCGCCGCGCTGCTCAAGTCTGCTCAGTTGCCTTTCCACGGCTGGCTGACGGAGGTGATGGAAACCCCCACGCCCGTCTCCGCGCTGCTTCATGCCGGCATCATCAATGCGGGCGGCTTTCTCGTGCTGCGCATGTCGGATCTGCTCGTGCTTGGCGCCGGCGCGCTGCCGCTTCTGGCCATTGTCGGGGGCGCGACGGCGCTCTTTGCCTCAGTCGTCATGCTGACGCAGACTTCGGTGAAGGTGTCGCTGGCCTGGTCCACCATCGCGCAGATGGGTTTCATGCTGCTGCAATGCGGGCTTGGGGCGTTTTCGGCCGCGCTGCTGCACATCGTGGCGCATTCGCTGTACAAGGCGCATGCCTTCCTCTCGTCGGGCAGCGTCATCGATCTCGCCCGCTCCTCCTGGAGCCCCAGCCCGGGCGGGCAGCCGCATCCGGCACGGATCGTCATCGCGCTGCTGGCTGTATTCGCGGTGACGCTTGGTGTCGGCGCGCTGTTTGGCGCGACGCTGGATCAGAAGCCCGGCGCATTCACGCTGGCAGCCATCCTTCTGATGGGCCTGACACATCTCATCGCCAACGCCATCGACGAACGGCCCAACAGCTTCGTCGTGCTGCGCGTCGCCGCGCTCGCGCTGGGCGTCGCCGTCGCCTACTTCGCTTTGCAGGCTGTGGCCGAGTGGCTGATGGCGGGAACGCTGCCGCCCACCATGCCGGCCTCCGGGGCGCTTGATCTCGCGCTTGCAGGCCTGGTGATCCTCTCCTTCTCGGCGGTCACGATCTTCCAGAGCGTGATGGCGCTCCGTGCAGGCTCGCCGGCCTGGCTCGCGCTGCACACGCACCTCGCCAATGGGCTTTATCTCAACACGATGGCCAATCGCCTCGTTCTGCAGCTGTGGCCTCCCGCCGCTGCGCCCGCCTCGTCATCCGCCACCGTCAACACCAAGGCCTGA